The proteins below are encoded in one region of Acanthochromis polyacanthus isolate Apoly-LR-REF ecotype Palm Island chromosome 4, KAUST_Apoly_ChrSc, whole genome shotgun sequence:
- the pigc gene encoding phosphatidylinositol N-acetylglucosaminyltransferase subunit C — MGPDSAPGPAVPWRKVLWERQPFPDNYVDQRFLEELRRNEGIRQYRYWAVVKEAGFVGQQLSCVAIFITLWLYMEQGLLSPVTLLWTSLVCSLLGYGLHQLLSSKVESCSEPRTHLADLQSAAIFLSFTFGFSPVLKTLTESVSTDTVYAMSAVMLLAHLVSFPYAQPSPPGILSLNAALFASVCLASRLPGALHTFAMLSCALLVFALWPCLLQRLRENTPSQFTGVCVGVCIAGVGGLGSQSPGGAVLLALALGSVTLLCPLLLVRLQRHKDNIHGPWDEAEIHEDLSHFLH; from the exons ATGGGGCCAGATAGTGCCCCAGGTCCAGCTGTGCCCTGGCGGAAGGTGCTGTGGGAACGCCAGCCCTTCCCTGATAACTACGTGGATCAGCGGTTCCTGGAGGAATTACGGAGGAATGAGGGCATCCGGCAGTACCGTTACTGGGCTGTGGTGAAAGAAGCTGGCTTTGTAGGACAGCAGCTGTCCTGTGTGGCCATTTTTATCACCCTATGGCTCTACATGGAACAG GGTCTGCTGTCTCCTGTGACGCTGCTGTGGACCAGCCTCGTCTGCTCCCTGCTGGGTTATGGACTGCATCAGCTCTTGTCTTCTAAAGTCGAATCATGCAGCGAGCCCAGGACCCATCTGGCTGATCTACAGAGTGCTGCTATTTTCCTGTCCTTCACGTTTGGCTTCTCGCCAGTTCTTAAAACACTAACGGAGTCCGTGAGCACGGACACGGTGTACGCCATGTCTGCCGTGATGCTGCTGGCCCACTTGGTGTCATTTCCTTACGCCCAGCCCTCACCTCCCGGCATCCTCTCCCTGAATGCTGCCCTGTTTGCCTCGGTGTGTTTAGCCTCGAGGTTACCTGGGGCCCTGCACACCTTCGCCATGCTCAGCTGTGCCCTGCTGGTGTTTGCCCTGTGGCCCTGCCTGCTGCAGAGGTTGAGGGAGAACACTCCCAGCCAGTTTACAGGggtgtgtgtgggagtgtgcATCGCAGGGGTAGGAGGTTTGGGGTCGCAGTCGCCAGGGGGAGCCGTGCTCTTAGCGCTGGCCTTAGGGAGTGTTACACTGCTCTGTCCATTGCTGCTCGTTAGGCTGCAGAGGCACAAAGACAACATCCACGGACCCTGGGATGAGGCTGAGATTCACGAGGACCTCAGCCACTTCCTTCACTAA